The Branchiostoma lanceolatum isolate klBraLanc5 chromosome 3, klBraLanc5.hap2, whole genome shotgun sequence DNA segment CAGGTGGCTGTCGGGCGACCACAGGAGCTGGCTTCTCATCGCAACGTCCTCCTCCTTCACGCGCTCCTTTGTCGGCGTGAGGTTCGTGGTCTCCTTCAGCGGCGATGAGGCCGACGGTCGGTAGAACGTCGGAACAGGCCTGCGCTGCGAGGAGGTGGGAGAGATTATGGACTTGCGTTTGCGCGGCGGAAGGTCGGAGTCCGCGGGTCTCTTGATGCCGTGTGCGGCAGGCTTGGGGAAGATTGTCCTGTTGCCAGCTGTGTTGGTTGCGCTACTGGCCATGGGTCTCATGGGGTGGCTCAGAGGAATTAGTACCTGGCCCTGGCAtagcaaaacaaataaaaacaataccttaatCAATTGCATTGTTTAAGATGGTTAAATCTATCacataccgtaaaatccctatttacgtacgcacccctcctaacgtacgcacccccgatttggggaccaTTGCgagcctgactcagtgagttgaaacgttcaggggaaaaaccctcctaacgtacgcaacccctctccagcatttcggtggatggttaagaggttgacatgatcatccttccgatgatgtttaccagcttaaagggttactgagaaaatgtttttgggtagaaaatatcaaacaatttaaatatatgtattgtttattctttattactgattgattgtgtggtagcattccacacttcatttgcatgaagatgtaccgtacgtatactctcatgctgatatgcgatttcttcgaggaagaacccctcctaacgtacgcaccccgactttggtgttggcctggagcacctgcttgcgacttgaaaagtttaaaaagtgcgtacgtaaatagggattttacggtaattCACATCTCAGGTCTAACACAGTTGTACTAAACTAGTAAAAACTCTACTAGTTACTAGttacatgaaaattgaaatagcCCTATTTCTGCTACGTCACTCACCTTGGGTTGAATCCTGCGCCCCGGGGTGGGGTGGCTATCCTGTGGCCCCGGGGCAGGTAACACCAGGGGCACCACTGTATAACCACTGGGTGGGCAGGGCAGGAGAGAGGGTGTGCCTGGTGAGAGAAGAAGCAAAACGTGATCagttttttgttaatttttttttacttttgctgCTCTTCTTTATCAGCTACATACTTGTACAACTTGTTTTTGTGACATCACAATTAAGGCAATAAGAAGATACACAGTAGATAGCTCACCAGAAGGGTAGGACCTGCATCTCAGCTGTGCTTCTCTTCGCTCCATCTGGTCTATCGTCAAACAGCGCTCCTGGAAATGATTGGTACATGTTAAACATGAGTATATCATTTCTTTGCTTAGTTATACCTTGTATTGCGCATTCTAGGTACAATTTAATCTGAACTGAATAGTACTGTTTAGCTGTACCTCTGCGTAAACCAAAGCACAGGTGGCTAAGTTTCATTTGTAACAGAAGGTAATTCTAAAGCAAACATGGGTTATTTAGGCATTCTGAATCTCACGTCTATGACTGGTAAAACATATGTAGCGAGGAGTAGAGTACCAGTGTTTAACATGACCCTTTTGTCCCATCACAATTACCTTCGCTTCGTGACACAGAGTCCAGTACGACTGCGCCCTTCCACTCTCGCATTTCGTCGTCTCCCGTATGAAGATGTCATGAAGGGACAGGTTGTGGCGGATGGAGTTCTGAAATAAGTTGGTGCAAATTAGTAAGACTAAGAGTAAGAAGTTTTACAAGGTCGATGGCTTTTCCCCTTGAATTCCTCACTTGCGTGAAATGCCGATAAAAAATCTTATTTTGTACTTCCTTTGATCAATAGGTAAATGAAAAAGATAAATATCTATTAAATAACAATCGAACACCTGCTTCCTCTGGATTCAGAGAATGTCGTTTGCACACTCTCTATATTTTTACGAACGTGCACAGACATTTTGTGAGCATTCTCTATCAGTCTATGGCAGAAGCAGTCTGCCtgtgtggttcaaatttgtCCATTCATTTGAACCCGGTGTATTTACTGACCTTCCATCCTTGCTTTGCAGTCTTGAAATACGGGAAGCGATCTTCGATCCATGTGTAGATTTCCTTCAGCGTCATGCGGCGTGCAGGACTGCTGTTGATGGCAAACTGTATGAGCGCCATGTAGGAGTAGGGCGGACGGTTACTGTCATGGGTCTTCCTCTGAGGCTGTGTATAGAGGTAATACAACTGTTATTATTGGAATATTTTCGTACTGGCAGATACTCAGAGTTAGATCTTCCCAAGTTCCCATACACATCTTGTGCGTCGCCAGACCATGGCCAGGGCCTGATATATCATTTTTCTGTCATATGTGATTCTTGATACAGTCTTTTAGCCTGACATTTGGTAAGTTCTggagattttgttgttgttgcaatctcaacaattttcaaatcaaatcgcagtatcagtgttctcaccagaattttttcacagcataggggtcaggtacagaaggccaactttacgcggtgcaagtcacgcatggagtgctgaagacatgaccagagtagggagtccggcatgttcccccggaaaatttgtctGAAGTATTCAAATGCCCACGCTGGGTCTGGCAGAACATAACAACTTTCTTTACCATGGATAAGGTATTCTTTTCTATGTATCATTTTCCCTCACTAAAGCTTTAGATAGATAAGAATTTACTCTTCAACTTTGTTTGACCCCAAGATGACtgcatcaggggcaaagtaggggggggaagGCCCAAGGTgagggcgggcaggcctccagcctggcccaGAACGCTTCAACTGTGGGAGACAACACGGGCCAGGCAGGTTTCCACTGAGGCATTATGCATcgaaaaattgaaaatctatgtactagtatattagTACGGGCATAGATGGTTTGGTATTTGAGTtggtggcttccccgggtgcgtcCCTGGTCTAGTTTGAATAGCTTTCCTTGCAGAGCCTAGGTACAGTCCTTACCTTGCCTGTCCTGTCGTATTTCCTCTCCTGCTTGTCCAACAGTGTGTTGGCTCCCATCTTCCCCAGCCAGTGGATGTTGGTCAGGCTGTCGTCCATCTGCAGCAAAGTGTCCTGGGAGTGGCGACCTGCAGCTGGTAATACACgaaaaagaagaactttattgcatgacaattgtacccggtacaatgtatggcaacaactaaaTGTAGGTCAGAGGGGGATGTACGTATGTTAGCCTGAATCAATTTTTATTTGATATGAATAGAATGCCGAACGGAAAAGCCAGCAGGCAGCAAGTGGAAAAAAGTTACGTTTGATAGTGGTTCCTCCTTTTGGCTTGCTAGATGTTAGTGTTATCAAAGAATGCCCTTGACAGACTCAAATATCAAGGGATAGGCAGTGCTGCACGGTTGAGTAAAAATATAGATGTCACGtctggtacacatgtatgtcactTGTCATACTCATACTATCATAGCGCCCTAATATTTCGAGTTGTGAAATTGCAATGTCAAAGATTTAGAACTCAATTGGTCAATATAGGGAGAAACCgttacttttacttttagataTCTCAAGAATTGGAGTCTATTATTCAGTATCTACCTTCCCATGGCACTGTAGTGTACATGTGGGTTGTTTTGTTACAAATACAATTGCACACTTCTCAATCTAGGCAAACTTACTAGTCTACCATTACCAATGAACTACTTACTAGTAATAACAAAGTCCATAGAAATGGATAATATCATAACGTTTTTGTGCAACTCACCAGAAATAGCTGTCTGCTGCTGTCCTCTCATTTGTTGTAGACTAGAAGTAGAACTCATCGAGTTCCTTCCAGCTGGTACCAGTGGCACAGCAAAGTTCCCCTGCTCTGTACCTTGTCTGCCCGTGGTGCTGGTGACGTCACCCTGCAGTGTTGTCTGCACTAGACTTTGAACTGCCTGGCTGGTCTCGTCCTGGGGAACCTGCTCGGACCAGTTCTGCGGTGGATAGCTCTCAGTCTTGACCACCGTCTGTCCCACATGCTGGGTGGGTACGGATGCAGTAGTGTTGGCTGGGTTTCCCACATACACGACATTAGACCTTCCAGGATTATTCAGATTTATTCCTGGGTTTGGCTGGATCGACCTGCAGCTGGGAGCTTGGAAATTTCTCATCCATTCAGAGTTGGCAACTTTTTCTGTCTTTATGCCTGCAGTCAGAACACTCTGTGGGTTGGTCAGGATCTGGATATTTTGTGGTGCCATGCCAGGTTTTTTTGCAGGCGCGGgacggatgatgatgatctttcgAACTTTGGATAAATCAGCTGCTTGCTGTTGGTTGGCGGAGTTTGCGGCCATACCCAAGACAGGTACGGCCGTTACGCTCGGTCTCGTAACCTCAGGCATTTTCCGTACGTAAGGTACAGTCTGTGCTTGAAGTTGAAGAGTCTTATTATTGGTGATGTTATTTGCTACATGATTGAGGAGAAGTCCAGCTGACTGTGGCACCGGAACCCCGAGAAGAGATGTCTGTGGAATCTGTCCTGGATTGTCTGCACTGGAGCCACTACAGGCAGCCAGGGCAGGGCGAGATCCCATGGTTTGTCACACTCTCCTTGTGGGAAGTGGGCAGACACTGGACAAACTTTCACATAACTAATAGTGTAATTGTTGTCTAACTCTGTGGAAACAGAAAGGAACAAATTAGTTGTGAACTAATTGTCTTTTTTGATTGTTACTAATGAATAAGAAATTGagaagtagagtagagtaggaaATGTATATTGCTATAaatataaaaaggaaaattatCATGATACAGAACAGTACAAGTGCTAGATGGATTTCCCTTTGCACCAAAAATTATaaggaggattttaacttttatatatatcatgttCTTATGAAAATGTATAAAGTTAAAGTCATACAAGGGCATAATTtgtaaatatgaaaaaaagctaCATAGTTGTATTAGGTACCCTAAATTTCCAAGCACGTGCATAGGAAGTTGAGCTTCATGATAATTTGACATAATTTGACTCTGCATAAATAAATTTGCTGACAGACAGTTGATTTATAGCGAACATGTTATCATCATGTATGATAAATAAATTGAAATCATTATGGTATTTAATCTATTTCTCATATAAGGCACATAACATGTTTGACTATATGCTacaaaaaagcttttttttaccttttaaaAACCCAGGATTCGTGGCCTCTGTCGATTCAAATATATATGGCTGACAACAAAAAGTAGCTCCAGCTAACTTCAACCTCTTCTAACAAGTTAGCTCTGTTTACACCAAGATCCGGTCTCTGGTGCAGGGATACGTACAGTCCAGTACGTAAGAGAGTGCTTCAGATGTAACCTCGGTGTGTTTTTGACTGTTCTTGTGAGAAAACGGCAAGAAAATCTCCACAAGCGTGGAGCTCGTCCAAACTAAAACAGCTGCACATCGAGCTAAATTCTTCTCAACTTCCGGTTTCggcgaatttcaaatattgagACCAGCAGGGATTAGCCAATCAGACGCACGTATACTAACCACGTGACTGTGAGGACAAATCAGGTCACACACGTAATCTCGCGAGAAGTTACTGATGAGCGAGAAATTGCGAGACTTCCGACAGAGGGAGGTTTGAAACttttgtagagtagagtagagtttgcGGAAAATCACGGAAAATTCGCATTTTACCCCCGTTAGGTATTGACAGAAGGAGTTTGCAGGTAATTTTATTCCTTTATACGTAGAACCACATTGAAGCCTTTGTTATGGAACAGAATGGGGTCTAATGGGCAATTAGTGAACAGTTTTATCTATTATTTTTactgagtggggaggggggctataaTTTATGATTTTTCAGCCCATGTAGAGTTAGTCTGTATAACTGTCACAGATTCATACTACACACATGATAGCACCACTTAACTTGCTTCAGACTTAGGGTGGGATACTTTAAGAAATAGAAGAACAGCAAACAGACTTACAATATAATTTGCAGAAAGCAAAAGGCAACACAAAGTAGCCATTGCatggggttggggttttgttcgcgttaagaattttTGCGTTcacgtggaaaattttcgcgtgaaaaatttgaaatggagaatttatttataggttcaaaatatcaaagtaattttatcatcaaaatttttgtcccttgggaatcaatagacttgagtcccttgggaataagctagttcggagttgctactacgcatgtgcagtgtcaaaggtgaaggccccgggctcgtatacagtgctcgcctgtacattgtctagatttgcataacaactgtctagatttgcataacaacgccccaactggctttgttcacgtctcggggggccttcacctttgacactgcacatgcgtagtaacaactccgaactagcttatagcaCACACTTATTTGATGCCTGCCCCCAGTGCCCCGCACCAATCGCGACACTCAAAATTCGTataagggggcaccccctagtttattttgggtctcaattcgagtttgcacacccccaagtctagcgaccgtctcttccaggaaatacttctgagccaaaacaactgtgaatgggaatgaaggctttccctctagctacaataaaacccgagtttcggtttcttcaacctttgtaattttagtaaatataagagggaaaaagtattttttcatcaaaaatgaggtgcaaaatttggcattttcccgtggaactaaatacagcacaaaattttttgacacgaaaatgactgttagtgtcagaaagagaaaactccaaggtataatcaagcccattataaagaaaatcctaccactgtgattttcacaataacccgacgcgcgaggtaatgcaacacggccaaaagaacgcaacaaaggtcaatctgggtcaaaggggcagtttaccttcaacgcgtatggatatccggaagtaaggctcggatcgaaacgcaatttccacccaaaacacaccaattcatacgcttttcggccatgttagtatctaatgtcagtttgaagcacattttgagaacccagaccctcgaaaccctttcgtcccttttttgtcgcggactaccatggaccactgtcgtgGAAGAACTGGAGCGTGCACCGATAAGGCTCTACAATTCCACAGAGACTGCCATAGACATTCATTTTACCCTAAGACTGTGATAGATTGGAACTCACTCTCTCAGGACATCACGAACGTAGCCAATCCTGCCAAGTTTAAGGAGGCTGTACTTCGGCACCTGATCATGAGAGTCATGAGAGTCCCTGGGTGCTTAACTCGAACTGAGGAGTGTTCCCCAGTacccgatcaagatcaagaacgcaaactccagctgccCGGGGGTTTATGTCCCCTCCCCGCTAGGCGGCTGGTGGTTACGGGCGGCTGACTAGAAGTGCGATTAAAATCAGGCTAATATAGAGTAGACTAGAATCTTCAGCCAGGTAGAGTAAGACCAGGAAAGCAACATTTTTGCCAGATGggaagttgtttttctttactcTAACAGCCGTTGTTTCAGAAACCATGCCACGTCGCCGAAAGAAAACAGGCGACCAGAAGCGTCCCCTGATGTTTGCGGAGAGCCCGTGCGAGGGACCCCGGCACGACACTACCATGGTGTCCGCTGCAGATAGCCCCATCACCGCTGATATCGTCATGGTGGACCCAGATGACACTTCAGCATGGGTAAGAACAGCATTGTCAGCGTATTAGTATAATGCCTGAGCCCTCCCACCTTAAGGTATATACAAGTATGACAACGAATGTCAAGCCTACTTTTTATTCCATTTTATATTGTAGGTCATGTATACAAGTTGTACATTCGTCTGTgcttttgtgggtcagccgttaccagcgagagctgccttggcTAATCCAGTGTTGTGAATGTTCTCAATAAACACAAGTACACACAGAGGCCTGCAGCTGAGCTGAGAGGAGTCCTTGTCTCAGGTCCATTTGTTGTACCTATGGGAAGTCCTAAAACTTAAAAGACAAAAATGGTATTTTCTATAAGAGGAAAAAatttagtatacatgtacatttgtatttatattGTTATTTACATTTCTTTGGAATCTCCATCTCACTTTTCTGCCccaacaaaagaagaaaatattattttctatcagaagaaaacatttagtatacatgtattcatattgtTCTTTACATTTCTTTGGAATTCCCAGCTCAGTTTTCTGCCCCATTGTTACAGGTGTCCCCCCAGTTTCGAGCCAGCCAGATGGCTTGCAGTGAACCCAAACGTAGGAAGCGGGGAACCAAGAAGACATCAAACAACCAAAGTGCTGTTGTTGGCAGATGGAAACGAAATCCAACCGGACAAGAAAACATCAACGCTGCACAAACAAATGACATCAAAACAAGGTTAAAGTATGGGATTCTGAAGTTTGAAGGAGAACGCACGCTCCCTGACTCTTCTTCAAGTAACGACAGTACACTAGAAGAACTGGACATATCAGAGGAAGAGGATGCTCCAAGATGTCTGGAAGAACAACAAGTTACACCAAACAGAGTGCATGAAAAAGGGTTAAGACGTTTGTCGAAAACTAAGGACCATGATCTAGAAAACAGGACTAACAGAGAGCCCCTCCTTCCCCCTAAAGACTGGATGGACAAAACGAACACAGCTGCCAGAGATGTTTTGGTACAGGACACTCCTGTTGGTTGTTACGGTATGAAAGTTAGTGCACGGAGAAGACAGGAACTGTTACGGGCTAAGTCACTACCAAGTTTGGAATAAATCAGAGATTGCTTCATACATATATGGGTCAggtgaaaaaaaagattgaatacAGCCATATTTTTGCGACAAATATTGTAATTACCCAGAATGAATTATCGAAAGGACGAAATGTGTTATGATGTACTTACTAGTATTTTAAAAGTGATGATTTTGTGTCATTTGGTTCAATTCGATATCAAGTATATTACATGTGCAATGTATTAGATTTGGCATTTAATCATGATGAATTGATGTCTCTTCAGCTCTTTTTGTAAGCCCTATTTATATACAGAACATTAATTACACCTCACCCACAAGTTACACCATTAATATAACTGATACCATACTAAACCAATGAATCAAACTACATGCATAAAAAAGAAGCCTACATTATGTTTTCAGCTTCTAGGAATAAGAAGACCTCAATGATAGATGTCTTGAAGTTCTGAATCTGtgctatttattcatttttgtgatCAGTTAAccgagtaactgatttccaagggagctcttacaaaatcataaacaaaatacaaaaacagcCTAGCTTATCTATGTATAATTAATTTCACAAGTCGGATACACTCAGGACTTtggtcttgtttgtttgaatcgTTTATGTTTA contains these protein-coding regions:
- the LOC136430001 gene encoding forkhead box protein M1-like isoform X1; translation: MGSRPALAACSGSSADNPGQIPQTSLLGVPVPQSAGLLLNHVANNITNNKTLQLQAQTVPYVRKMPEVTRPSVTAVPVLGMAANSANQQQAADLSKVRKIIIIRPAPAKKPGMAPQNIQILTNPQSVLTAGIKTEKVANSEWMRNFQAPSCRSIQPNPGINLNNPGRSNVVYVGNPANTTASVPTQHVGQTVVKTESYPPQNWSEQVPQDETSQAVQSLVQTTLQGDVTSTTGRQGTEQGNFAVPLVPAGRNSMSSTSSLQQMRGQQQTAISAAGRHSQDTLLQMDDSLTNIHWLGKMGANTLLDKQERKYDRTGKPQRKTHDSNRPPYSYMALIQFAINSSPARRMTLKEIYTWIEDRFPYFKTAKQGWKNSIRHNLSLHDIFIRETTKCESGRAQSYWTLCHEAKERCLTIDQMERREAQLRCRSYPSGTPSLLPCPPSGYTVVPLVLPAPGPQDSHPTPGRRIQPKGQVLIPLSHPMRPMASSATNTAGNRTIFPKPAAHGIKRPADSDLPPRKRKSIISPTSSQRRPVPTFYRPSASSPLKETTNLTPTKERVKEEDVAMRSQLLWSPDSHLLFSPDKGFSDLLNSLDLEISPLRSVLRTPVIGRNVATSTPRKATATPPKSQRSPGLFSPIQDFSIPKTPDSGLHSSNSLTQHVSPIKDGFAPLLGRVQRSKTSPGQLGSLREFGLPGLTPLKEEYEGKEGDNEPVTQNLSFGKLLEELGLDTIAELDVGNISFSAIQ
- the LOC136430001 gene encoding forkhead box protein M1-like isoform X2, whose product is MGSRPALAACSGSSADNPGQIPQTSLLGVPVPQSAGLLLNHVANNITNNKTLQLQAQTVPYVRKMPEVTRPSVTAVPVLGMAANSANQQQAADLSKVRKIIIIRPAPAKKPGMAPQNIQILTNPQSVLTAGIKTEKVANSEWMRNFQAPSCRSIQPNPGINLNNPGRSNVVYVGNPANTTASVPTQHVGQTVVKTESYPPQNWSEQVPQDETSQAVQSLVQTTLQGDVTSTTGRQGTEQGNFAVPLVPAGRNSMSSTSSLQQMRGQQQTAISGRHSQDTLLQMDDSLTNIHWLGKMGANTLLDKQERKYDRTGKPQRKTHDSNRPPYSYMALIQFAINSSPARRMTLKEIYTWIEDRFPYFKTAKQGWKNSIRHNLSLHDIFIRETTKCESGRAQSYWTLCHEAKERCLTIDQMERREAQLRCRSYPSGTPSLLPCPPSGYTVVPLVLPAPGPQDSHPTPGRRIQPKGQVLIPLSHPMRPMASSATNTAGNRTIFPKPAAHGIKRPADSDLPPRKRKSIISPTSSQRRPVPTFYRPSASSPLKETTNLTPTKERVKEEDVAMRSQLLWSPDSHLLFSPDKGFSDLLNSLDLEISPLRSVLRTPVIGRNVATSTPRKATATPPKSQRSPGLFSPIQDFSIPKTPDSGLHSSNSLTQHVSPIKDGFAPLLGRVQRSKTSPGQLGSLREFGLPGLTPLKEEYEGKEGDNEPVTQNLSFGKLLEELGLDTIAELDVGNISFSAIQ